A window of the Lactuca sativa cultivar Salinas chromosome 5, Lsat_Salinas_v11, whole genome shotgun sequence genome harbors these coding sequences:
- the LOC111918616 gene encoding uncharacterized protein LOC111918616: MVLGLILLLLAELYCSPFLQRRRNRRRQFTTPNATTTGDNPSIHSHAHSHSHSTLDSFLYPADASYDIEKQPTQTNSPENQDSGGAQCQDKMEIRNGSPLVYISNPVFDGESRSGKMMEDDDTPFETPDSSPSRLGTEESSGDDEREEISSKVVITPPLTPMKKLPAEAVSVCLKDVRSLGTSGSDTNSNNGASSSPLTPCTSPSL; the protein is encoded by the coding sequence ATGGTTTTGGGCTTGATTTTGCTTCTCTTAGCTGAGCTCTACTGTTCGCCTTTCCTCCAACGCCGCCGCAACCGCCGCCGTCAATTTACAACTCCCAATGCCACCACCACCGGCGACAACCCATCTATACATTCTCATGCTCATTCTCATTCTCATTCAACCCTTGATAGCTTCCTTTACCCTGCGGATGCCAGCTACGACATAGAAAAGCAACCCACTCAGACCAACTCACCGGAAAATCAAGATTCCGGCGGAGCCCAATGCCAAGATAAAATGGAAATCCGAAATGGGTCTCCATTAGTTTACATTTCAAATCCGGTTTTTGATGGTGAAAGTAGAAGCGGGAAAATGATGGAAGATGATGATACTCCCTTTGAGACGCCGGACTCGTCACCTTCTCGGTTGGGAACGGAAGAGTCCTCCGGCGATGACGAGAGAGAGGAAATATCTTCGAAGGTGGTAATTACACCGCCGTTAACGCCTATGAAGAAGCTGCCAGCGGAGGCGGTTTCTGTGTGCCTGAAAGATGTTCGGTCGCTGGGGACTTCTGGCAGTGATACGAACAGTAACAATGGAGCTTCTTCTTCTCCGTTAACGCCTTGTACTTCTCCTTCATTGTGA